The Chroicocephalus ridibundus chromosome 4, bChrRid1.1, whole genome shotgun sequence genome contains the following window.
CCCCCTGATTCAGAGAAGTATTCTATACCAGGAGAGACTATGGAAAGGATTGGATCTATTACTTGTTCCCTGGGCAGCTTGAGTGTACACATCCAAGCCACCAAGAGTCTGGGAGTGATCTTTTCCTCCATTTAAACATTACTTGCATCCCTCTCACCCACCTTGGCATAGCAGCAGGTGATGAGCACCAGGGGCAGGAGGTATCCCACCAGCAGGATGGTAATCTTGTACATCTGCTTGGCTGTTGAACCAtctgcccagtgctcccagcagaaggAGCTGTTGGGTGCTTGCTGATGACCACTCATGAGGGCCTGGTGCTGGGCTACAGGGATGGCAATGAGTAGAGACAGCAGCCAAATGACACCTACGCCGAGGGCAGCGTTGCGCTTGCTGCGGATGCAGGATGAACGCTTGGCATGGACCACAGCAATGTATCTGTCCACAGACATAGCCACCAGAGTAAAGATGCTGACCAGCATTGTTGCCATGGCCAAGTAGTGAACCCATTTGCAAAAGAAGGCACCAAAGATCCACTCTGGCAGGGAGTAGATGGTGGCCTGGAAGGGAACgcagaagagcagaaaggagaagTCTGCAACGCTCAAGTTCAGGATGAAGATATTGGTAGCACTGCGTGATGGGCGTCCCCCAGGCCGGAGGCgccccaaaacaaccaacaccAATGTGTTTCCCACCATTCCCAGGAGGAAAATCAAGCCAAAAAGCACCGGTACAATCACCACCTCTGGGCCACCCCTGGTTGCTCCTGACCAGCATGTTGGAGCCCGTGTTTGGTTAGTCTCAGGGCTGCACTTGCTGGTGTTGGCTCCGAGGGAAAGCACAAAGTTGTCTTCCTGCTCCTCCATGGAGCCAGGCTGCTTGGAAGGCAGGGAGCCGTCGCTGTAGCCCTGACTGCTATCGGGCAGGTCTATGTTTGTTAGTGGGGGACAGAGGCAGAATGCTTGGGTTTTCCAGTCCTCTGTGTCTTTCCTTTTGGGAGCAATTGTCTTCAGATGATTCTTCCAAGTTCTGTCTATCTCTGGTGCAGATTCTTCTATGAACTGGCAAAAAAGGAGCTTGAAGAATTTTCTCATCCGGGAGGCAACTGCAGGCTTGGCAGTTGCTACTGGAGAAGCTCTCGTGGCAGAGGAGAAGTCCGTGCCAGAAGGACTGAGGCTGAAGCTGTCCTGGGAGCTAGGAGCAGAGGCAAAGCGGCTGCAGCTCAGCTTCCTCACGcccctcctcttctgcttccctCCCACACCAGTCCCTGGAGCCGTGGCTGTCATacctgctctcccagctccacTCGGAGCTGTGTCAGTGAAAACAAATGCTGTCTGTGACATGAGCCCTTCAGAAAATAACCCCTGATCAGCTCTGCCCCCATACATTACTACTCACGAGGAGGGGAAGAACAGAGCAAAAGCAAGCTCTCATGCAAAAAGATGGGataagcagcagctgctgagcaaT
Protein-coding sequences here:
- the LOC134514508 gene encoding galanin receptor type 1-like — encoded protein: MEEQEDNFVLSLGANTSKCSPETNQTRAPTCWSGATRGGPEVVIVPVLFGLIFLLGMVGNTLVLVVLGRLRPGGRPSRSATNIFILNLSVADFSFLLFCVPFQATIYSLPEWIFGAFFCKWVHYLAMATMLVSIFTLVAMSVDRYIAVVHAKRSSCIRSKRNAALGVGVIWLLSLLIAIPVAQHQALMSGHQQAPNSSFCWEHWADGSTAKQMYKITILLVGYLLPLVLITCCYAKVLYHLHTKVKNISKKSERSKKKTAQTVLLVVAVFLLSWLPHHVITMWAEFGQFPLNNISFTFRIISHCLAYGNSCINPIIYAFLSENFRKACRQVFTCKFFLRPVPTEKLVRIRMENFSTTHSTTNM